A single Fusobacterium hominis DNA region contains:
- a CDS encoding ClbS/DfsB family four-helix bundle protein, translating into MRVYKNKEELKTEISKTFEKYISEFNDIPEILKDKRIEEVDRTPAENLAYQVGWTTLILKWEEDSFSC; encoded by the coding sequence TTGCGAGTATATAAAAATAAAGAGGAACTTAAAACTGAAATAAGTAAAACATTTGAGAAATATATTTCAGAATTCAATGATATTCCAGAAATTTTAAAAGATAAAAGAATTGAAGAAGTTGATAGAACACCAGCAGAAAATTTGGCATACCAAGTAGGTTGGACAACGTTAATTCTGAAATGGGAAGAAGATAGTTTTAGTTGTTAA